A portion of the Equus quagga isolate Etosha38 chromosome 17, UCLA_HA_Equagga_1.0, whole genome shotgun sequence genome contains these proteins:
- the LOC124229167 gene encoding olfactory receptor 5M3-like, giving the protein MPNFTDVTEFVLLGLTNQPGLQVLFFVFFLLVYIITLIGNIGMIILIRISPKLNSPMYFFLSHLSFADVWFSSNVTPKMLENLLSETKTISYPGCIVQCFLFIAFVHVEVFILAVMAFDRYMAIGNPLLYGSRISRTVCIRLISFPYIYGFFISLISTLWTHGLYFCGNIEINHFYCADPALIKMACAGTFIKEYTMRTLAGINFSYSLLVIVISYIFILIAILRMRSAEGRKKAFSTCGSHLTAVTIFYGTLFFMYLRSPTEESVEQGKMVAVFYTTVIPMLNPMIYSLRNKDVKEAASIATSRTFLTIYNRNL; this is encoded by the coding sequence ATGCCCAATTTTACTGATGTGACTGAATTTGTTCTTTTGGGATTAACTAATCAGCCTGGATTGCAAgtccttttctttgtgttttttttactGGTCTACATTATCACCCTGATTGGGAATATTGGTATGATCATATTAATCAGGATCAGTCCCAAGCTCAACAGCcccatgtattttttcctcagtCACTTGTCTTTTGCAGATGTGTGGTTCTCCTCTAACGTCACTcctaaaatgttagaaaatttgCTATCTGAAACCAAAACCATTTCCTACCCTGGTTGTATAGTGCAGTGTTTTTTATTCATTGCTTTTGTCCACGTAGAAGTCTTTATCCTTGCTGTGATGGCCTTTGATAGATACATGGCAATTGGCAACCCTCTGCTCTACGGCAGCAGAATATCAAGGACTGTCTGTATTCGATTGATCTCTTTCCCTTACATATATGGCTTCTTTATCAGTTTGATCTCCACCTTATGGACTCATGGTTTGTACTTCTGCGGGAATATTGAGATCAACCATTTCTACTGTGCAGACCCAGCTCTCATCAAAATGGCCTGTGCAGGAACCTTCATTAAAGAATATACCATGCGCACATTGGCAGGTATCAACTTCTCTTATTCTTTATTAGTCATTGTCATCTCCTACATATTTATCCTTATTGCTATCCTAAGAATGCgctcagcagaaggaagaaaaaaagccttCTCCACATGTGGATCCCATTTGACAGCTGTCACTATATTTTATGGAACTCTCTTCTTCATGTATCTTAGAAGTCCAACTGAAGAGTCTGTGGAACAGGGAAAAATGGTGGCTGTGTTTTACACCACAGTAATTCCTATGTTGAATCCCATGATCTACAGTCTCAGGAACAAAGATGTAAAGGAGGCTGCAAGCATAGCAACCAGTAGAACATTTTTGACTATATACAATAGAAACTTATAA